A window of Strigops habroptila isolate Jane chromosome 5, bStrHab1.2.pri, whole genome shotgun sequence contains these coding sequences:
- the TRAK2 gene encoding trafficking kinesin-binding protein 2 isoform X4, translating into MNFDHRGLESVSDVCSSEDLPEVELVSMLEEQLPDYKLRVDSLCLYENQDWIQSPARHRHLPEISSPVRDEEPFRYMNNVEQKPYTDADMVKHLLAEKDRDLELAARIGQALLKRNHLLTEQNEALEEQLGQTLDRVNQLQHELSKKDDLLRIVSIASEESETDSSCSTPLRFNESFNVPHDLLQLDVLQDKLRELEEENLALRSKACHLKTETITYEEKEQQLVNDCVKELRQTNAQICRITEELSEKSEELVRYQEEISSLLSQIVDLQHKLKEHVIEKEELKLHLQASKDAQRQLTAELHELQDRNAECLGMLHESQEEVKLLRNRARSVACLCHPQSCGAFLVDSLAAEIEGTMRKELSQSDESVLSKQKDQQKRVFDTVRVANVTRGRSSSFPAPLPIPGSNRSSVVMTAKPFQSGVHQLESHARVTQRSSSEKNLKDTRNPGQPGIPGDNDLVAALHRLSLRHQNYLSEKQFFEEEWERKMHLLAERKEGASGCSTPTESCFALGTNSEFTDLSASSNNLRVLLPEKLQIVKPIEGSQTLFHWQQLARPNLGTILDPRPGVVTKGFTPLSDDAVHHISDLEEDDEEGGGITFQVQQSIPEEKKCTAAKPVAGIFLPPITSAAVPLTALNPGKCLSSTNSTFTFTTCRILHPSDVTQVTPSSMGTPFSLGSSGSSIGNPVVSTPTIPYRLSIGEFLTNRRDSTTTFSSTRSLAKLLQERGISAKVYDSPILEKLPLLQPSRTLPIPSTPPNSPSRSPCPSPPLFEHRVHHSENFLASRPAETFLQEMYGLKPSRNAPDVGQQKMNLVDRLKRLGIARVIKPPETQDCGNNQEPEVSLRRQDSAVFLNAGTNLMAGLRRNQSLPAMIGALGAPVCTQSSKMDILKED; encoded by the exons ATGAATTTTGATCACAGGGGCTTGGAGAGCGTCTCTG ATGTCTGCTCCAGTGAGGATCTTCCTGAGGTAGAGTTGGTGAGCATGCTAGAAGAACAGTTGCCAGATTACAAGTTACGAGTGGACTCTTTGTGTCTGTATGAAAATCAAGACTGGATTCAGTCCCCTGCCCGCCATAGACATCTTCCTGAAATCTCTTCTCCGGTTCGTGATGAGGAACCCTTCCGTTACATGA ACAATGTGGAGCAGAAACCCTACACCGATGCTGACATGGTCAAACATCTGTTAGCTGAG AAAGATCGGGACCTGGAACTGGCAGCTCGAATTGGACAAGCCCTCCTTAAGCGAAACCACCTGCTGACGGAACAGAATGAAGCACTAGAAGAGCAGTTAGGACAAACTCTAGATCGA GTTAACCAGCTGCAGCATGAACTGTCAAAGAAGGATGACCTGCTTCGTATTGTTTCGATTGCTTCTGAGGAGAGTGAAACCGATTCCAGCTGTTCCACACCACTTCGTTTCAACGAGTCTTTCAATGTACCACACgatctgctgcagctggatgtCTTGCAAGATAAACTCAgagagctggaagaggagaaCCTTGCTCTCCGATCGAAG GCTTGCCATCTGAAGACAGAAACCATTACATATGAAGAGAAGGAACAGCAGCTGGTCAACGACTGTGTCAAAGAGCTGC GGCAAACAAATGCTCAAATCTGTAGAATAACAGAGGAGTTATCAGAGAAGAGTGAGGAGTTGGTTCGCTACCAGGAAGAGATCTCATCCCTCTTGTCTCAGATCGTTGATCTCCAACATAAACTCAAAGAA cATGTGATTGAAAAGGAGGAGCTGAAACTTCACTTACAAGCTTCCAAAGATGCTCAGAGACAACTAACAGCAGAG ctaCATGAGTTGCAAGATCGGAATGCAGAGTGTCTAGGGATGTTGCATGAATCACAAGAAGAAGTGAAGTTGCTGCGTAACAGAGCCAGATCTGTTGCTTGTCTCTGCCACCCCCAGTCATGTGGAGCATTTCTTGTG GATTCTCTTGCAGCAGAAATTGAAGGGACTATGCGGAAGGAATTGAGTCAGAGTGATGAATCTGTTCTCTCCAAGCAAAA GGATCAACAGAAACGAGTATTTGACACTGTCAGGGTTGCTAATGTCACTCGTGGCCgctcctcttcctttcctgccCCATTGCCAATCCCTGGATCTAATCGGTCAAGTGTTGTTATGACAGCAAAGCCCTTCCAGTCTGGCGTACACCAGTTGGAGAGCCATGCACGGGTGACCCAGAGGAGCAGCTCTGAGAAGAATTTAAA AGACACTCGTAATCCTGGCCAGCCGGGAATCCCTGGAGACAATGACTTAGTTGCAGCTCTGCACAGGCTCTCGCTCCGTCATCAGAACTACCTGAGTGAGAAGCAGTTCTTTGAGGAGGAATGGGAGcgaaaaatgcatttgctggCTGAGCGGAAAGAAGGGGCTAGTGGCTGTAGTACACCCACAGAAAGCTGTTTTGCCTTGGGCACAAACTCAGAATTCACTGATCTCTCTGCCAGCTCCAATAATCTCCGTGTTCTCCTACCAGAAAAATTGCAAATTGTCAAACCCATTGAAG GATCTCAGACCCTTTTTCATTGGCAGCAGCTTGCTCGACCCAACCTAGGCACCATTCTTGACCCAAGACCAGGTGTTGTTACAAAAGGTTTTACCCCTCTGTCTGATGATGCTGTGCACCACATCTCTGACTTggaggaggatgatgaggaaGGAGGAGGTATAACATTTCAAGTGCAGCAGTCCAtcccagaggaaaagaaatgtacagcagcaaagccagtgGCAGGGATATTCCTCCCACCTATTACTTCAGCAGCAGTACCACTCACTG CCTTGAATCCAGGGAAGTGTCTGTCCTCCACAAATTCTACATTTACCTTTACTACCTGTAGGATCCTTCACCCATCTGATGTCACTCAAGTTACTCCCAG ctccaTGGGTACCCCATTTTCACTTGGAAGCAGTGGCAGCAGTATTGGAAACCCAGTAGTGAGCACTCCAACCATTCCTTACAGGCTTAGTATTGGAGAATTTCTCACCAACAGAAGAGACTCAACCACTACTTTCAGCAGCACAAGAAGTCTGGCTAAACTTTTGCAAGAACGAGGCATCTCTGCCAAGGTTTATGATAGCCCCATATTAGAAAAACTGCCTTTGCTTCAGCCCTCTCGAACTCTCCCCATTCCTTCTACTCCACCAAATTCTCCCTCGCGCTCACCTTGTCCTTCCCCTCCACTGTTTGAGCATCGAGTGCATCACTCAGAAAATTTCCTGGCTTCTCGACCAGCAGAAACATTCTTGCAAGAAATGTACGGCCTGAAGCCCTCCCGTAACGCCCCAGACGTAGGCCAGCAGAAGATGAACCTGGTGGACAGGCTGAAGAGGCTGGGTATTGCCAGGGTGATCAAGCCCCCTGAAACACAGGACTGCGGGAACAATCAGGAGCCAGAGGTTAGCTTGCGGAGGCAGGActcagctgtgtttttaaatgcaggTACAAACTTAATGGCAGGACTGAGAAGAAACCAGAGTCTTCCAGCCATGATTGGAGCACTGGGAGCTCCAGTTTGCACACAGTCATCAAAAATGGATATCCTAAAGGAGGACTGA
- the TRAK2 gene encoding trafficking kinesin-binding protein 2 isoform X3 has product MNFDHRGLESVSDVCSSEDLPEVELVSMLEEQLPDYKLRVDSLCLYENQDWIQSPARHRHLPEISSPVRDEEPFRYMILGTDNVEQKPYTDADMVKHLLAEKDRDLELAARIGQALLKRNHLLTEQNEALEEQLGQTLDRVNQLQHELSKKDDLLRIVSIASEESETDSSCSTPLRFNESFNVPHDLLQLDVLQDKLRELEEENLALRSKACHLKTETITYEEKEQQLVNDCVKELRQTNAQICRITEELSEKSEELVRYQEEISSLLSQIVDLQHKLKEHVIEKEELKLHLQASKDAQRQLTAELHELQDRNAECLGMLHESQEEVKLLRNRARSVACLCHPQSCGAFLVDSLAAEIEGTMRKELSQSDESVLSKQKDQQKRVFDTVRVANVTRGRSSSFPAPLPIPGSNRSSVVMTAKPFQSGVHQLESHARVTQRSSSEKNLKDTRNPGQPGIPGDNDLVAALHRLSLRHQNYLSEKQFFEEEWERKMHLLAERKEGASGCSTPTESCFALGTNSEFTDLSASSNNLRVLLPEKLQIVKPIEGSQTLFHWQQLARPNLGTILDPRPGVVTKGFTPLSDDAVHHISDLEEDDEEGGGITFQVQQSIPEEKKCTAAKPVAGIFLPPITSAAVPLTALNPGKCLSSTNSTFTFTTCRILHPSDVTQVTPSSMGTPFSLGSSGSSIGNPVVSTPTIPYRLSIGEFLTNRRDSTTTFSSTRSLAKLLQERGISAKVYDSPILEKLPLLQPSRTLPIPSTPPNSPSRSPCPSPPLFEHRVHHSENFLASRPAETFLQEMYGLKPSRNAPDVGQQKMNLVDRLKRLGIARVIKPPETQDCGNNQEPEVSLRRQDSAVFLNAGTNLMAGLRRNQSLPAMIGALGAPVCTQSSKMDILKED; this is encoded by the exons ATGAATTTTGATCACAGGGGCTTGGAGAGCGTCTCTG ATGTCTGCTCCAGTGAGGATCTTCCTGAGGTAGAGTTGGTGAGCATGCTAGAAGAACAGTTGCCAGATTACAAGTTACGAGTGGACTCTTTGTGTCTGTATGAAAATCAAGACTGGATTCAGTCCCCTGCCCGCCATAGACATCTTCCTGAAATCTCTTCTCCGGTTCGTGATGAGGAACCCTTCCGTTACATGA TTCTTGGCACAGACAATGTGGAGCAGAAACCCTACACCGATGCTGACATGGTCAAACATCTGTTAGCTGAG AAAGATCGGGACCTGGAACTGGCAGCTCGAATTGGACAAGCCCTCCTTAAGCGAAACCACCTGCTGACGGAACAGAATGAAGCACTAGAAGAGCAGTTAGGACAAACTCTAGATCGA GTTAACCAGCTGCAGCATGAACTGTCAAAGAAGGATGACCTGCTTCGTATTGTTTCGATTGCTTCTGAGGAGAGTGAAACCGATTCCAGCTGTTCCACACCACTTCGTTTCAACGAGTCTTTCAATGTACCACACgatctgctgcagctggatgtCTTGCAAGATAAACTCAgagagctggaagaggagaaCCTTGCTCTCCGATCGAAG GCTTGCCATCTGAAGACAGAAACCATTACATATGAAGAGAAGGAACAGCAGCTGGTCAACGACTGTGTCAAAGAGCTGC GGCAAACAAATGCTCAAATCTGTAGAATAACAGAGGAGTTATCAGAGAAGAGTGAGGAGTTGGTTCGCTACCAGGAAGAGATCTCATCCCTCTTGTCTCAGATCGTTGATCTCCAACATAAACTCAAAGAA cATGTGATTGAAAAGGAGGAGCTGAAACTTCACTTACAAGCTTCCAAAGATGCTCAGAGACAACTAACAGCAGAG ctaCATGAGTTGCAAGATCGGAATGCAGAGTGTCTAGGGATGTTGCATGAATCACAAGAAGAAGTGAAGTTGCTGCGTAACAGAGCCAGATCTGTTGCTTGTCTCTGCCACCCCCAGTCATGTGGAGCATTTCTTGTG GATTCTCTTGCAGCAGAAATTGAAGGGACTATGCGGAAGGAATTGAGTCAGAGTGATGAATCTGTTCTCTCCAAGCAAAA GGATCAACAGAAACGAGTATTTGACACTGTCAGGGTTGCTAATGTCACTCGTGGCCgctcctcttcctttcctgccCCATTGCCAATCCCTGGATCTAATCGGTCAAGTGTTGTTATGACAGCAAAGCCCTTCCAGTCTGGCGTACACCAGTTGGAGAGCCATGCACGGGTGACCCAGAGGAGCAGCTCTGAGAAGAATTTAAA AGACACTCGTAATCCTGGCCAGCCGGGAATCCCTGGAGACAATGACTTAGTTGCAGCTCTGCACAGGCTCTCGCTCCGTCATCAGAACTACCTGAGTGAGAAGCAGTTCTTTGAGGAGGAATGGGAGcgaaaaatgcatttgctggCTGAGCGGAAAGAAGGGGCTAGTGGCTGTAGTACACCCACAGAAAGCTGTTTTGCCTTGGGCACAAACTCAGAATTCACTGATCTCTCTGCCAGCTCCAATAATCTCCGTGTTCTCCTACCAGAAAAATTGCAAATTGTCAAACCCATTGAAG GATCTCAGACCCTTTTTCATTGGCAGCAGCTTGCTCGACCCAACCTAGGCACCATTCTTGACCCAAGACCAGGTGTTGTTACAAAAGGTTTTACCCCTCTGTCTGATGATGCTGTGCACCACATCTCTGACTTggaggaggatgatgaggaaGGAGGAGGTATAACATTTCAAGTGCAGCAGTCCAtcccagaggaaaagaaatgtacagcagcaaagccagtgGCAGGGATATTCCTCCCACCTATTACTTCAGCAGCAGTACCACTCACTG CCTTGAATCCAGGGAAGTGTCTGTCCTCCACAAATTCTACATTTACCTTTACTACCTGTAGGATCCTTCACCCATCTGATGTCACTCAAGTTACTCCCAG ctccaTGGGTACCCCATTTTCACTTGGAAGCAGTGGCAGCAGTATTGGAAACCCAGTAGTGAGCACTCCAACCATTCCTTACAGGCTTAGTATTGGAGAATTTCTCACCAACAGAAGAGACTCAACCACTACTTTCAGCAGCACAAGAAGTCTGGCTAAACTTTTGCAAGAACGAGGCATCTCTGCCAAGGTTTATGATAGCCCCATATTAGAAAAACTGCCTTTGCTTCAGCCCTCTCGAACTCTCCCCATTCCTTCTACTCCACCAAATTCTCCCTCGCGCTCACCTTGTCCTTCCCCTCCACTGTTTGAGCATCGAGTGCATCACTCAGAAAATTTCCTGGCTTCTCGACCAGCAGAAACATTCTTGCAAGAAATGTACGGCCTGAAGCCCTCCCGTAACGCCCCAGACGTAGGCCAGCAGAAGATGAACCTGGTGGACAGGCTGAAGAGGCTGGGTATTGCCAGGGTGATCAAGCCCCCTGAAACACAGGACTGCGGGAACAATCAGGAGCCAGAGGTTAGCTTGCGGAGGCAGGActcagctgtgtttttaaatgcaggTACAAACTTAATGGCAGGACTGAGAAGAAACCAGAGTCTTCCAGCCATGATTGGAGCACTGGGAGCTCCAGTTTGCACACAGTCATCAAAAATGGATATCCTAAAGGAGGACTGA
- the TRAK2 gene encoding trafficking kinesin-binding protein 2 isoform X1 — protein sequence MNFDHRGLESVSDVCSSEDLPEVELVSMLEEQLPDYKLRVDSLCLYENQDWIQSPARHRHLPEISSPVRDEEPFRYMTLIELPSSSLAESHKFAQVLGTDNVEQKPYTDADMVKHLLAEKDRDLELAARIGQALLKRNHLLTEQNEALEEQLGQTLDRVNQLQHELSKKDDLLRIVSIASEESETDSSCSTPLRFNESFNVPHDLLQLDVLQDKLRELEEENLALRSKACHLKTETITYEEKEQQLVNDCVKELRQTNAQICRITEELSEKSEELVRYQEEISSLLSQIVDLQHKLKEHVIEKEELKLHLQASKDAQRQLTAELHELQDRNAECLGMLHESQEEVKLLRNRARSVACLCHPQSCGAFLVDSLAAEIEGTMRKELSQSDESVLSKQKDQQKRVFDTVRVANVTRGRSSSFPAPLPIPGSNRSSVVMTAKPFQSGVHQLESHARVTQRSSSEKNLKDTRNPGQPGIPGDNDLVAALHRLSLRHQNYLSEKQFFEEEWERKMHLLAERKEGASGCSTPTESCFALGTNSEFTDLSASSNNLRVLLPEKLQIVKPIEGSQTLFHWQQLARPNLGTILDPRPGVVTKGFTPLSDDAVHHISDLEEDDEEGGGITFQVQQSIPEEKKCTAAKPVAGIFLPPITSAAVPLTALNPGKCLSSTNSTFTFTTCRILHPSDVTQVTPSSMGTPFSLGSSGSSIGNPVVSTPTIPYRLSIGEFLTNRRDSTTTFSSTRSLAKLLQERGISAKVYDSPILEKLPLLQPSRTLPIPSTPPNSPSRSPCPSPPLFEHRVHHSENFLASRPAETFLQEMYGLKPSRNAPDVGQQKMNLVDRLKRLGIARVIKPPETQDCGNNQEPEVSLRRQDSAVFLNAGTNLMAGLRRNQSLPAMIGALGAPVCTQSSKMDILKED from the exons ATGAATTTTGATCACAGGGGCTTGGAGAGCGTCTCTG ATGTCTGCTCCAGTGAGGATCTTCCTGAGGTAGAGTTGGTGAGCATGCTAGAAGAACAGTTGCCAGATTACAAGTTACGAGTGGACTCTTTGTGTCTGTATGAAAATCAAGACTGGATTCAGTCCCCTGCCCGCCATAGACATCTTCCTGAAATCTCTTCTCCGGTTCGTGATGAGGAACCCTTCCGTTACATGA CTCTTATTGaacttccttcctcctccttggcTGAATCTCACAAATTTGCACAAG TTCTTGGCACAGACAATGTGGAGCAGAAACCCTACACCGATGCTGACATGGTCAAACATCTGTTAGCTGAG AAAGATCGGGACCTGGAACTGGCAGCTCGAATTGGACAAGCCCTCCTTAAGCGAAACCACCTGCTGACGGAACAGAATGAAGCACTAGAAGAGCAGTTAGGACAAACTCTAGATCGA GTTAACCAGCTGCAGCATGAACTGTCAAAGAAGGATGACCTGCTTCGTATTGTTTCGATTGCTTCTGAGGAGAGTGAAACCGATTCCAGCTGTTCCACACCACTTCGTTTCAACGAGTCTTTCAATGTACCACACgatctgctgcagctggatgtCTTGCAAGATAAACTCAgagagctggaagaggagaaCCTTGCTCTCCGATCGAAG GCTTGCCATCTGAAGACAGAAACCATTACATATGAAGAGAAGGAACAGCAGCTGGTCAACGACTGTGTCAAAGAGCTGC GGCAAACAAATGCTCAAATCTGTAGAATAACAGAGGAGTTATCAGAGAAGAGTGAGGAGTTGGTTCGCTACCAGGAAGAGATCTCATCCCTCTTGTCTCAGATCGTTGATCTCCAACATAAACTCAAAGAA cATGTGATTGAAAAGGAGGAGCTGAAACTTCACTTACAAGCTTCCAAAGATGCTCAGAGACAACTAACAGCAGAG ctaCATGAGTTGCAAGATCGGAATGCAGAGTGTCTAGGGATGTTGCATGAATCACAAGAAGAAGTGAAGTTGCTGCGTAACAGAGCCAGATCTGTTGCTTGTCTCTGCCACCCCCAGTCATGTGGAGCATTTCTTGTG GATTCTCTTGCAGCAGAAATTGAAGGGACTATGCGGAAGGAATTGAGTCAGAGTGATGAATCTGTTCTCTCCAAGCAAAA GGATCAACAGAAACGAGTATTTGACACTGTCAGGGTTGCTAATGTCACTCGTGGCCgctcctcttcctttcctgccCCATTGCCAATCCCTGGATCTAATCGGTCAAGTGTTGTTATGACAGCAAAGCCCTTCCAGTCTGGCGTACACCAGTTGGAGAGCCATGCACGGGTGACCCAGAGGAGCAGCTCTGAGAAGAATTTAAA AGACACTCGTAATCCTGGCCAGCCGGGAATCCCTGGAGACAATGACTTAGTTGCAGCTCTGCACAGGCTCTCGCTCCGTCATCAGAACTACCTGAGTGAGAAGCAGTTCTTTGAGGAGGAATGGGAGcgaaaaatgcatttgctggCTGAGCGGAAAGAAGGGGCTAGTGGCTGTAGTACACCCACAGAAAGCTGTTTTGCCTTGGGCACAAACTCAGAATTCACTGATCTCTCTGCCAGCTCCAATAATCTCCGTGTTCTCCTACCAGAAAAATTGCAAATTGTCAAACCCATTGAAG GATCTCAGACCCTTTTTCATTGGCAGCAGCTTGCTCGACCCAACCTAGGCACCATTCTTGACCCAAGACCAGGTGTTGTTACAAAAGGTTTTACCCCTCTGTCTGATGATGCTGTGCACCACATCTCTGACTTggaggaggatgatgaggaaGGAGGAGGTATAACATTTCAAGTGCAGCAGTCCAtcccagaggaaaagaaatgtacagcagcaaagccagtgGCAGGGATATTCCTCCCACCTATTACTTCAGCAGCAGTACCACTCACTG CCTTGAATCCAGGGAAGTGTCTGTCCTCCACAAATTCTACATTTACCTTTACTACCTGTAGGATCCTTCACCCATCTGATGTCACTCAAGTTACTCCCAG ctccaTGGGTACCCCATTTTCACTTGGAAGCAGTGGCAGCAGTATTGGAAACCCAGTAGTGAGCACTCCAACCATTCCTTACAGGCTTAGTATTGGAGAATTTCTCACCAACAGAAGAGACTCAACCACTACTTTCAGCAGCACAAGAAGTCTGGCTAAACTTTTGCAAGAACGAGGCATCTCTGCCAAGGTTTATGATAGCCCCATATTAGAAAAACTGCCTTTGCTTCAGCCCTCTCGAACTCTCCCCATTCCTTCTACTCCACCAAATTCTCCCTCGCGCTCACCTTGTCCTTCCCCTCCACTGTTTGAGCATCGAGTGCATCACTCAGAAAATTTCCTGGCTTCTCGACCAGCAGAAACATTCTTGCAAGAAATGTACGGCCTGAAGCCCTCCCGTAACGCCCCAGACGTAGGCCAGCAGAAGATGAACCTGGTGGACAGGCTGAAGAGGCTGGGTATTGCCAGGGTGATCAAGCCCCCTGAAACACAGGACTGCGGGAACAATCAGGAGCCAGAGGTTAGCTTGCGGAGGCAGGActcagctgtgtttttaaatgcaggTACAAACTTAATGGCAGGACTGAGAAGAAACCAGAGTCTTCCAGCCATGATTGGAGCACTGGGAGCTCCAGTTTGCACACAGTCATCAAAAATGGATATCCTAAAGGAGGACTGA
- the TRAK2 gene encoding trafficking kinesin-binding protein 2 isoform X2, which translates to MNFDHRGLESVSDVCSSEDLPEVELVSMLEEQLPDYKLRVDSLCLYENQDWIQSPARHRHLPEISSPVRDEEPFRYMTLIELPSSSLAESHKFAQDNVEQKPYTDADMVKHLLAEKDRDLELAARIGQALLKRNHLLTEQNEALEEQLGQTLDRVNQLQHELSKKDDLLRIVSIASEESETDSSCSTPLRFNESFNVPHDLLQLDVLQDKLRELEEENLALRSKACHLKTETITYEEKEQQLVNDCVKELRQTNAQICRITEELSEKSEELVRYQEEISSLLSQIVDLQHKLKEHVIEKEELKLHLQASKDAQRQLTAELHELQDRNAECLGMLHESQEEVKLLRNRARSVACLCHPQSCGAFLVDSLAAEIEGTMRKELSQSDESVLSKQKDQQKRVFDTVRVANVTRGRSSSFPAPLPIPGSNRSSVVMTAKPFQSGVHQLESHARVTQRSSSEKNLKDTRNPGQPGIPGDNDLVAALHRLSLRHQNYLSEKQFFEEEWERKMHLLAERKEGASGCSTPTESCFALGTNSEFTDLSASSNNLRVLLPEKLQIVKPIEGSQTLFHWQQLARPNLGTILDPRPGVVTKGFTPLSDDAVHHISDLEEDDEEGGGITFQVQQSIPEEKKCTAAKPVAGIFLPPITSAAVPLTALNPGKCLSSTNSTFTFTTCRILHPSDVTQVTPSSMGTPFSLGSSGSSIGNPVVSTPTIPYRLSIGEFLTNRRDSTTTFSSTRSLAKLLQERGISAKVYDSPILEKLPLLQPSRTLPIPSTPPNSPSRSPCPSPPLFEHRVHHSENFLASRPAETFLQEMYGLKPSRNAPDVGQQKMNLVDRLKRLGIARVIKPPETQDCGNNQEPEVSLRRQDSAVFLNAGTNLMAGLRRNQSLPAMIGALGAPVCTQSSKMDILKED; encoded by the exons ATGAATTTTGATCACAGGGGCTTGGAGAGCGTCTCTG ATGTCTGCTCCAGTGAGGATCTTCCTGAGGTAGAGTTGGTGAGCATGCTAGAAGAACAGTTGCCAGATTACAAGTTACGAGTGGACTCTTTGTGTCTGTATGAAAATCAAGACTGGATTCAGTCCCCTGCCCGCCATAGACATCTTCCTGAAATCTCTTCTCCGGTTCGTGATGAGGAACCCTTCCGTTACATGA CTCTTATTGaacttccttcctcctccttggcTGAATCTCACAAATTTGCACAAG ACAATGTGGAGCAGAAACCCTACACCGATGCTGACATGGTCAAACATCTGTTAGCTGAG AAAGATCGGGACCTGGAACTGGCAGCTCGAATTGGACAAGCCCTCCTTAAGCGAAACCACCTGCTGACGGAACAGAATGAAGCACTAGAAGAGCAGTTAGGACAAACTCTAGATCGA GTTAACCAGCTGCAGCATGAACTGTCAAAGAAGGATGACCTGCTTCGTATTGTTTCGATTGCTTCTGAGGAGAGTGAAACCGATTCCAGCTGTTCCACACCACTTCGTTTCAACGAGTCTTTCAATGTACCACACgatctgctgcagctggatgtCTTGCAAGATAAACTCAgagagctggaagaggagaaCCTTGCTCTCCGATCGAAG GCTTGCCATCTGAAGACAGAAACCATTACATATGAAGAGAAGGAACAGCAGCTGGTCAACGACTGTGTCAAAGAGCTGC GGCAAACAAATGCTCAAATCTGTAGAATAACAGAGGAGTTATCAGAGAAGAGTGAGGAGTTGGTTCGCTACCAGGAAGAGATCTCATCCCTCTTGTCTCAGATCGTTGATCTCCAACATAAACTCAAAGAA cATGTGATTGAAAAGGAGGAGCTGAAACTTCACTTACAAGCTTCCAAAGATGCTCAGAGACAACTAACAGCAGAG ctaCATGAGTTGCAAGATCGGAATGCAGAGTGTCTAGGGATGTTGCATGAATCACAAGAAGAAGTGAAGTTGCTGCGTAACAGAGCCAGATCTGTTGCTTGTCTCTGCCACCCCCAGTCATGTGGAGCATTTCTTGTG GATTCTCTTGCAGCAGAAATTGAAGGGACTATGCGGAAGGAATTGAGTCAGAGTGATGAATCTGTTCTCTCCAAGCAAAA GGATCAACAGAAACGAGTATTTGACACTGTCAGGGTTGCTAATGTCACTCGTGGCCgctcctcttcctttcctgccCCATTGCCAATCCCTGGATCTAATCGGTCAAGTGTTGTTATGACAGCAAAGCCCTTCCAGTCTGGCGTACACCAGTTGGAGAGCCATGCACGGGTGACCCAGAGGAGCAGCTCTGAGAAGAATTTAAA AGACACTCGTAATCCTGGCCAGCCGGGAATCCCTGGAGACAATGACTTAGTTGCAGCTCTGCACAGGCTCTCGCTCCGTCATCAGAACTACCTGAGTGAGAAGCAGTTCTTTGAGGAGGAATGGGAGcgaaaaatgcatttgctggCTGAGCGGAAAGAAGGGGCTAGTGGCTGTAGTACACCCACAGAAAGCTGTTTTGCCTTGGGCACAAACTCAGAATTCACTGATCTCTCTGCCAGCTCCAATAATCTCCGTGTTCTCCTACCAGAAAAATTGCAAATTGTCAAACCCATTGAAG GATCTCAGACCCTTTTTCATTGGCAGCAGCTTGCTCGACCCAACCTAGGCACCATTCTTGACCCAAGACCAGGTGTTGTTACAAAAGGTTTTACCCCTCTGTCTGATGATGCTGTGCACCACATCTCTGACTTggaggaggatgatgaggaaGGAGGAGGTATAACATTTCAAGTGCAGCAGTCCAtcccagaggaaaagaaatgtacagcagcaaagccagtgGCAGGGATATTCCTCCCACCTATTACTTCAGCAGCAGTACCACTCACTG CCTTGAATCCAGGGAAGTGTCTGTCCTCCACAAATTCTACATTTACCTTTACTACCTGTAGGATCCTTCACCCATCTGATGTCACTCAAGTTACTCCCAG ctccaTGGGTACCCCATTTTCACTTGGAAGCAGTGGCAGCAGTATTGGAAACCCAGTAGTGAGCACTCCAACCATTCCTTACAGGCTTAGTATTGGAGAATTTCTCACCAACAGAAGAGACTCAACCACTACTTTCAGCAGCACAAGAAGTCTGGCTAAACTTTTGCAAGAACGAGGCATCTCTGCCAAGGTTTATGATAGCCCCATATTAGAAAAACTGCCTTTGCTTCAGCCCTCTCGAACTCTCCCCATTCCTTCTACTCCACCAAATTCTCCCTCGCGCTCACCTTGTCCTTCCCCTCCACTGTTTGAGCATCGAGTGCATCACTCAGAAAATTTCCTGGCTTCTCGACCAGCAGAAACATTCTTGCAAGAAATGTACGGCCTGAAGCCCTCCCGTAACGCCCCAGACGTAGGCCAGCAGAAGATGAACCTGGTGGACAGGCTGAAGAGGCTGGGTATTGCCAGGGTGATCAAGCCCCCTGAAACACAGGACTGCGGGAACAATCAGGAGCCAGAGGTTAGCTTGCGGAGGCAGGActcagctgtgtttttaaatgcaggTACAAACTTAATGGCAGGACTGAGAAGAAACCAGAGTCTTCCAGCCATGATTGGAGCACTGGGAGCTCCAGTTTGCACACAGTCATCAAAAATGGATATCCTAAAGGAGGACTGA